In Segatella copri, the DNA window TGCGGATGATGCGGGCGCCCTTGAGATATGCCTGGTCGGTAGCCCCACCTGCCTTCTTGAAGAGTTCGCTCAGGCGGGCGTTGCGACGGTCTAATGTATAGAGACCGGCAAACATCACTTCACCGGTAATCGATACGTTCTGCTGCTCTACATAAGCCGGACTCTGACGGATCATTACTTCATCAAATGGCATCAGCTTGAAACCTGGGGTGCCGTCGATAACGAAGCCGTCTTTGAGAGATAGGGTGTAGGTCTTGGCGATAACGCTATCTGGACGTAAAGCCTTGGCATCCATCACTCTACGGCTTACCATTACATTAACGGTTGAAGCCTTGTCGGTTAACCCGCCTGCCTGAAGAACGAAGTCTTCGAGGGTCTCATTGTCGGCATATTGATAGACGCCTGGATACTGCACTTCGCCACGGATGGTGAGGGTGCGCTCTACAATCTTTTCCTGTCGGGTAGGGATGAAGAGAACATCGTTTTCCTTCAATGGGATATCTGGAGTCTTGCCGTTCATAATGCCGGCAATGTCTACACTTACTACTTCGAGTGAGCGGTCTGACTTCATGCGGTGCATTACGGCACGGTTGGTGAAGGCTTCCTCTGTTAATCCTTCGGCATGCTCTACCAGGGTGCGTACGCTGTTGATCTGCTCGCCCAGGTTGTACATGCCCGGACGGAATACGGCTCCTTTCACCTCTACGGTGTTGGCGTAGCGTGGCAGGATGCTGTCTACGCTGATTGAGTCGCCGTCATCGATACGGAAACTGGAGAAGTCGAATTCTTCTATATTATATACGGCACGTTCTCTGCCGGTCTTGCGGTTCAGTCTTACTGATTTCTTGTAAGCATCGCCTGTAAAACCGCCGGAATACTTCAGAAGGGAATTGACACTCTCGTTCTTCTTCATTTCGTAAATCATCGGGCGCTTGACCTTTCCGGCGATGGTTACGAGACAATCGTATGGACCTACTACGATAACATCGTTGTCGGCAAGGCGGACATTACCCGTCAGTTTGCCGTTCAGAATATAGTCGTAGATATCAACAACCGTTACCAGTTTGTTGTGTCTGTATACCTTGATGTTTCGCAATGTACCCAGATCGTTGGTTCCGCCAGCCATGTAGAGTGCATGGAATACGGTAGCGAAGGCTGAGAGGGTATAGGTGCCCGGAATCTTAACCTCGCCCATTACGTTTACCATGATGGTCTTGGTCTGTCCTACGGTAAGCTTGATGCGGCTTGAACGGTATCTGCTGCCCACGGTATTGCGCAGGCGGGCATTAGCCTGAGCTACGGTCAAGCCTGAAACGCTGACCGGTCCATAACCCTCGATGGTTACTTCACCATCTGGCGAAACGGTGCTCTCGATGGTTTTCTGAGAGGCGCCATAGATATCTATGATGACGGCATCGCCAGGCCCCAGACGATAGTTCTGTGGGGTAGCGATGTTCATATTTGGCTCGAAACTGAGGTCTTTGTTATTGAAGATGTCACGGCCGAAAACCTTACTGCGCTTCTGGTTGAGCTCAGCCTGCAGCTGTTTTACCATGGTAGCTGTATCGGGTACCAGGGCATTCATCTCCTTGCTGAAATCATCATAATCTGGGTTGGTTTCATCATAAGATGAGTAGTAGCTGTCGTTCTGCTTGCTCTGGATGCGATAATTGCTATAGGTTGAAGCCTGCTTCTCTTTGTCCTTGTCCTGGTAATCTTCTCTTTGCTTACCATTGTTGGTCCGCATTCTCTTGTTGCCTGCATTTCCTGCAGCGGTTGTGCTGTAGAGCTCGTTCTGCTGCGACATCTTCTGATACTTATTGCGTACACGTCGAATCTGGGAGATGTCTACGCCCTTCTGCATCAGTTTGGTAACAATCTGCGAATTGGCTGTGCCACGCTCATGTTCTTTCACCACAAAGCTCATGACCTGATCATCGGTCATGTGAGAACTCTGTGCGAAAAGTGGTCCTGAAGACAGGACGAGCGCCAGTACAAGTATGATATGTTTCTTCATTATTGTTCTATTATCTTAGTTATATTTATGTAATAACTCGAAAAAAGTGATTTTGTTGCTATAGAAGGCTGAAAAGATGTTAATAAAAACAAGAAACCCAGGGTTCAACCCTGGGTTACTGATGTTCTGAGCGAGATACGGGAGTCGAACCCGCCTCACAGGCTTGGGAAGCCCGTGCACTACCGATGTGCTAATCTCGCGAAGGAAAATACTAACTCCTTTCACAAGAAAGAGCCACGAGCGGGACTCGAACCCGCGACCCACGCATTACGAATGCGTTGCTCTACCAACTGAGCCATCATGGCTTTTTGCCCGAAAGCAGATGCAAAGGTAATGAATATTTTTTGAAATAAGAAATTATTGCTTAAACTTTTCTCGTGGTTAACTCTTATTAACTAAAGTTCGTCGGTTGCTATACCGGGTTCATAATAAAAGAGGGACTATCGCCAGTGGATAGTCCCTCTTCAGATTATAGTTTCTTGAATGTCAATTCTTCTTTTTTCGAATTTTTGCCTACCGAGATGGTGTCGCCTGGCTTCATTGTGCCATCGAGTAACATCTCGCAAACGGAATCTTCGATGTAGGTCTGGATGGCGCGGCGGAGTGGGCGGGCACCAAACTGCACATCGTATCCCTTCTTGGCTACCATCTCCTTTGCCTTTTCGGTAATCTGGAAATGGAATCCCAAGTCTTCTATTCTCTTGACCAGTCCTTCCAGGTCGAGGTCGATGATGCGCTTGATGGCATTTAGATCCAGCTGGTCGAAGGTGATGATGTCATCAAGACGGTTCAGGAACTCTGGAGCAAACTGCTTGCTCAGACTCTTCTGGACGATGCTGCGGGCATACTCCTTGTCTTTCTCATCCATCGCAAATCCGCCTTTTATACCTGCAGAAGTAAAGCCGACGCCTCTGCCGAAATCTTTCAGCTGGCGGGTTCCTGCATTAGAGGTCATGATGATGATGGTGTTGCGGAAGTCGATAAGTCGGCCGTTGCCATCGGTAAGTCTGCCTTCGTCGAGTACCTGTAAGAGCAGGTTGAATACCTTGCTGTTGGCTTTCTCTATTTCGTCGAGCAATACGATGCTGTATGGTTTGCGGCGTACCTTTTCGGTCAGCTGTCCACCTTCGTTATAGCCTACGTATCCTGGAGGTGCACCTACCAGACGTGAAGCGTTGAAACTCTCGGAGAATTCGCTCATGTCTATTCTGATGAGTGAATCTTTCGAACCAAACATTTCCTCGGCAAGTTTCTGGGCAAGATAGGTCTTACCTACACCTGTAGGACCCAGGAACATGAATACGCCAATAGGATGGTTAGGGTCGCGCAAGCCTACACGGTTCCTCAGAATGGTCTTTACCATCTTGTTGATGGCATTATCCTGAGCAATCACCTTGTGCTTCAGGTTGTGTTCCAGATCTTTCAGACGTTTGCTTTCACCCTCTGCCATGCGTTGGGCCGGTACACCGGTCATCATGCTGATAACGTTGGCAATGTCTTCGGCTGTCACCTCAACATATTCGCCAATCTCTCCCTGCTGCCATTGCGCCTTCATGTCCTCAATCTCTTTCTCGATCTTGGTCTGGGCATCTCTGCATGAGGCTGCCATCTCGAAGTTCTGGTTTGCTACAGCCTGCTGCTTCTTGCTGATTATCTTTTTCAGTTCTTTTTCCAGCTTGATATATGGAGCAGGAACACTTGCATTATTAATATGTACGCGCGAGCCGGCTTCATCTATCACGTCGATAGCCTTGTCTGGGAAGTGGCGGTCGGTGATATAGCGCTCTGTCAGTTTGACACATGTCTCGAGAGCCTCGTCTGTATATCTCACACAGTGATGCTTCTCGTAATGTTCCTTGATGTTGTGCAGTATCAGCAGGGTCTCTTCGCGTGTAGTAGGTTCAACGATAACCTTCTGGAAACGGCGCTCCAAGGCACCGTCCTTCTCAATGCTCTTGCGATACTCATCGAGCGTGGTGGCACCGATACACTGGATGATACCTCTTGCCAGGGCTGGTTTCAGAATGTTGGCGGCATCCATGCTTCCTTCGCCGGAACCGGCGCCTATCATGGTGTGAATCTCATCTATGAAGATGATGATCTCCGGATGGTCCTCCAGTTCCTTGATGACATTCTTGATGCGCTCTTCAAACTGTCCGCGGAATTTGGTTCCTGCAACGATGGCTGTCAGATCAAGACTTACCAGACGCTTGTTGAAGAACATAGGTGATGTTTCCTGGTTGTTGATGAGCTGTGCCAGTCCTTCTACGATGGCACTCTTTCCTACGCCCGGTTCACCTATTAATACTGGGTTGTTCTTCTTTCTGCGACCCAGAATCTCGAGCACGCGCTGAATCTCCTTCTCTCTGCCCACGACAGGGTCCAGCTTTCCATCGGCTGCAGCCTTGGTCAGGTCGAAACTGAATTTGTCGATGGTAGGGGTGCTGCTCTTTTTGCGCGGAGTTCCATTTGAACGGGTAGACAGTCTCATCGGATTCTGGTCCTTTTCCATATCGAATGGCTCTTCGTCAGTTTCCATCATGTCGTTCTGCTCGTTGTAGTCATCTTCTGCTTCTATTCCACCAGCCATCTCCAGGTTCTCTGTTTCCTCCTGCCTGTCAGCATCAGGGGTTTCTGAATCTGGTGTTTGTGGTTCCATTTTGAATTCCTTCGGCTCTTCTGTCTTCTGCTCATCATCCTTGTCAGTAGGATAGAGCATTTCGATGGCACGGTCGTAGCTTAAGCCCAGTTGACTCAGCCAGTTGGCTACAGGGTTCTTGTCATTTCTCAAGATGGCAAGCAGCAGATGTCTTGGCTCTACAATCTTGGAGTGCTCGTAGTTGTTTGCCTCGCGGATAGAGTCTCTGATAATGCTGTCTGTTATCTGGCTGAATGGGATGTGGCTGTTCCCCTTCACGTTATCGGCAGGAGTTTCTTCCACACGCTTTTCCAGTTTGCTGTTAAGGACTCCGCTGAAAGCCATCGGACTGATGTCTGCGCCCTTCAGAAGCTTGTTGACATCGCTGTCGTTCTGGCTGATCAGACTCAGCATCAGATGCTCCACGCTGATTTCTCTTCCCAAGGTGCGTGCTGCTTCTTTGCTACTTCTGTTCAGTATGTCCTGTATATGTGAAAACGGATTTATCATATTTGCTTATATTTTTAAATATCTCAGTGCAAAAGTACACATTATTTTCAAAAATAGCAAATGATATGCCAACTTTTTTGCATTGTTAAAATACAAATAATGCTAAAATAATGCGATTTTTCGCCTCTAAAGCGTTTTAGTATCATTTTTTTTTGTATCTTTGTCGGGAATTTCAAAAGGGTAAAACGGCTTAGAACGCAAGGAAATGCCCTTAAACGCGATTTCCGGACGGAAAACAGGCGTTTTGAAAGTAACGAATAAACAATAATACATTAATATAAGAAATGGACGAAAATCAGACAATGGATCATGATAGAATCATGAAGATCAACATTGAGGAGGAGATGAAGTCGAGCTACATCGATTATTCGATGTCAGTTATCGTGGCTCGTGCCCTCCCTGATGTACGCGATGGTTTCAAGCCTGTGCACCGCCGTATTCTTTACGGTATGCTCGGCATTGGAAACACCAGTGACAAACCTTATAAGAAATGTGCGCGTGTTGTTGGTGAGGTGCTCGGTAAGTATCACCCTCACGGTGACTTTTCTGTTTACGGCGCTCTGGTGCGTATGGGACAGGAGTGGAACATGCGTTATACCTTGATTGACGGACAGGGTAACTTCGGTTCTGTTGATGGTGACTCTCCTGCTGCCATGCGTTATACAGAGTGCCGCCTCTCCAAGATGGGTGAGCATATCATGGATGACCTTGACAAGGAAACGGTTGATATGACCAACAACTTCGATGATACCCTGCAGGAACCTACCGTGATGCCTACCAAGATTCCTAATCTTCTGGTAAATGGTGGTAATGGTATTGCAGTAGGTATGGCTACCAATATACCTACCCACAACCTGGGTGAGGTAATTGACGGTTGCTGTGCATATATCGATAATCCTGACATCGACACCGATGGATTGATGCAGTATATCCCTGCTCCTGACTTCCCAACCGGTGCTACCATCTATGGTATACAGGGTGTGAAGGATGCATACGAAACGGGTCGAGGCAGAATCGTGGTTCGTGCTACTGCCGAGATTGAAAGTAGTGAAAACCATGATAAGATTGTTATCACCGAGATTCCTTATGGTGTTAACAAGGAGCAACTCGTGATGGCTATTGCTGACCTTGCCAAGGAAGGCAGGGTAGATGGCATCGCTAACGTAAACGATGAATCTGGCCGTCAGGGTATGCGTATCGTTGTTGATGTGAAGCGTGATGCCAATGCAAATGTTCTTCTGAACAAACTCTTTAAGCTGACAGCTCTTCAGAGTTCATTCTCAGTGAATTGCATCGCTCTTGTTAATGGCCGTCCACGTCTTTTGAGCTTGAAGGAGTGTGTGAAGTATTTCGTAGAGCATCGTCATGATGTTACAATCCGCCGCACCCAGTTCGAACTGAAGAAGGCTCAGGAGCGTGCTCATATTCTCGAGGGCTTGATCATTGCCTGCGACAACATCGACGAGGTGGTACATATAATCAGAGCCAGCAAGACTCCATCTGATGCTCAGCGCAACTTGGAGAAGCGTTTCGAACTCGATGAACTTCAGAGTAAGGCCATCGTGGATATGCGCCTCAGCCAGTTGACAGGCTTGCGTCTGGAGCAGTTGCACAATGAATTCAATGAGTTGATGAAGACTATCGACTACTTGAACCAGATTCTGAACGATCCTGAGCTCTGCAAGAAGGTAATGAAGGACGAACTCAACGAGGTGAAGGAGAAGTATGGTGACGCACGTCGTACCATGATTAAGCCAGATGACCATGAGTTCAACCCAGAAGACTTCTATCCAAACGACCCAGTGGTTATCACCGTGAGTCATCTCGGATATATCAAGCGCACCCCTTTGTCAGAGTTCCGTGAGCAGGCTCGTGGTGGAGTAGGTTCTAAGGGAGCCCGTACCCGTGATAAGGACTTCACCGAGTATATCTATCCTGCTACCATGCACCAGACCATGCTGTTCTTCACCAAGAAGGGCCGCTGCTACTGGTTGAAGTGTTACGAGATTCCTGAGGGTGACCGCAACTCCAAGGGTCGTGCTATCCAGAACCTCCTCAACATCGAGAGCGATGACCAGGTGAATGCATTCCTCCGCTTGAAGGGATTGAATGATGCAGAGTTCATCAACAACCATTACGTAGTATTCGCTACCAAGAATGGTACCGTGAAGAAGACCTGTCTGGAGGCATATTCCCGTCCACGTGCCAACGGTGTGATTGCTATCAACATTGTAGAGGGCGATGAGGTGGTAGATGTTCGTCTGACAAATGGTCATAACGAGCTGATTATTGCCAACCGCAATGGTCGTGCTGTCCGTTTCGACGAGAACGAGATCCGTACAATGGGCCGTACGTCTACCGGTGTTCGTGGTATGCGCCTCGATGAGGGTAATGATGCTGTAGTAGGTATGATTGTTGTCAACGATCCTGAGAAGGAAACCGTGATGGTAGTGAGCGAGCAGGGTTATGGTAAGCGTTCTGACGTACTCGATTACCGCGTTACCAAGCGTGGCGGTAAGGGTGTGAAGACACTGAATATTACCGACAAGACCGGTCGACTGGTAGCTATCAAGAACGTAACCGATGATAACGACCTCATGATTATCAACCAGAGTGGTATCGTAATTCGTCTTGCCGTAGCCGATTGCCGTGTCATGGGCCGTGCTACCCAGGGTGTCCGCCTCATCAATCTTACCAAGAAGAATGATGTCATTGCCAGCGTATGCAAGGTGATGAGTTCAGAGCTCGAGGCTTCTGTAGAAGAGGAGAGCCGTTCTGCCTGGGCTAAGAAGAGCGAGGAGATAGAGAATGATACCGTAGGTGCCAAGACTGCTGAAGAGGCTGCTGAGGCTGAGGCTCATCTCGCTGACGAAGCATCTGAAGCTGAGGATACCGATTCGGGCAACGTAGATTTCGAATAAAAGAAAAGACGCGTAAAAAATAAATAACAACAACTTTTAAACTCATTAAGAAAAATGAAAAAGTTTTTAGTAGCTGCAATGATGGTACTAGGTGCCACATCAGCATTCGCAGGCGACAGTGACGCTCTCAAGGCTGTCATGAAGGCTAAGTCTTATGCCGAGGCTGAGGCTTTGGTTAAGCAGAATTTGGGTCAGATGGCTAACGATGCAGAGAAGGCCAAGGCTTACAACAAGCTCGTTGATCTCGCTATGAAGCAGTTCAATGACCAGCAGAGCATCCAGCAGACCAATCAGATCATGAAGAAGAACGACCCGGTAGATGAGGCTGCTATGTCTGAGGGCGCTTACAATGCATTGATTAATGCTATTGAGTGCTACAAGTACGACCAGCTTCCTAATGCTAAGGGTAAGGTTGCTCCTAAGTTTAACAACAACGCTAGCCGTGTATGGGGTGCTCGTGTTCAGCTCGTTAATGCGGGTCAGACTGCAGCTCAGAACAGTAAGGCTGATGAGGTATTGAAGTATTGGGGTGCATTCCTTGATACAGACAATGAGCCTCTCTTCGCTTCTGTAGACCAGAAGCAGAAGGATGGCGAGAAGGAGTATATCGGTCAGGTTGCTCTCTTTGCAGCCCGTTATGCATACCAGGCTAAGGATGCTGCCCGTTGCGAGAAGTATTGCGACATCGCCATGAAGAGTGAGAAGGAGGCTAAGGATGCCCTCAACCTCAAGCTCTATGTAATGAAGGACGGCTTGAAGACTCACGAGGATTCTCTTGCCTATGTTAACAAGCTCAAGGATATCTTTGCAAAGGACGAGACCAATGAGGTTGTTCTCGATGGTTTGAACTCTATGTACTCTTCATTGAAGATGGAGAAGGAGCAGACTGAACTTTTGGACGCAGCTATTGCAAAGAACCCTAACAACTTTGTAGCTCTTGCCAACAAGGGTATGATGTATATCCAGAAGAACGATGCAGACAACGCTATCAAGTGTTTGAAGCAGGCTCTTGCTGCAAAGGAGGATAACGTAGTTGTTCTTACTTATCTGGGTGCTTGCTATAACAGCAAGGCTGGTAACTTGCAGGATCCTAACGGCCGCAAGGTTGTTTACCAGGAGGCTATCAAGGTTCTCGACAAGGCTAAGCAGCTCGATCCAGAGAAGGCTCAGGCTAACTGGGGTTACACCCGTTACCAGGCTTACTATGGCTACTATGGTCCTAACGCAGCAGAGACCAAGCAGGCTGAGGCTGAGAGCAAGTAAAGATTGAACTTCAAATAAGTATTTGATTCTCATAGGGGGATGTCACCTAGTGTGGCATCCCTTTTTTTTATTTCTTTGACATAGGGTTGTTCCGGTAAAATAACAAATAGGACTGTGTTTTTTGTGGCAAAATGATTGATAAAAACATCAACGAGTAATGTTGGTTTGCTATAGGCGCCCATCAGCTGGTCTGCGCATGCACAACAGGTGTTGTGCGAGCGCATATCAGCTGTTATGCAAGCGCACAACAGCTGTTGTGCGGCCTACGGAGCTAACTTCTCCGAAAACCTCTACTATCTTTTCCGCCAACTTCATCTGTCTTTTCCGACAACTTCTTCCGTATTCTGCGATTGTATCTTACGCTTGTGTGCATTTATTGAAGTTGTTCATGTGTCGTAAAAATCTTCTTGGTATGTCCGTATTCCATAAAAATAGGCTGAGCCATCATGCGATGACTCAGCCTTAATTCTTTTTAATCCTTTCAGAACTTTACTGCTGAACAGGAATCTTCTTGACGCGACGCTCGTGACGACCACCCTCGAATGTTGTGGCAAAGAACTCGTCGAGAATAGCCTCGGCGGTCTTGTTGTCTACGAAACGACCTGGAAGTACCAATACGTTGGCATCGTTGTGCTGACGAACCAAATGAGCAATCTCCTTGCACCATGCCAATCCGGCACGTACACCCTGATGCTTATTCAATGTCATGGCGATACCTTCGCCGCTGCCGCAAATGCCGATACCTGGATATACTTCGCCGCTCTCAATGCCTTTAGCAAGAGCATGACCGAAGTCAGGATAGTCTACACTCGCATCGCTGTATGTACCATAATCCTTTACAGGATAACCCTTCTTTTCCAAATATTCCAATACAAATTGCTTCAATGGAAAACCTGCGTGATCGCATGCAATACCAACTGTCTTTACTTCCATAATACTTAAGTTTTTAAGTGAAGAAACCGGTGTAAACCCTTATCCTTCACAAGGTTAATATTAAAAGAGTGAAAGGAGTCGGATGCCGGAAATGGAAATCTGCCATCCGGCAAAATCTCCAACTCCAGCTTCCAACTCCTGTTTAGTTTATGCTAATTAAGCCTCTGCCAAGAAAGCCTTTACCTGCTTGTAAACGTTCTCGCCTGTGTAACCGAGCTTCTCATCAAGTACCTTGTAAGGAGCTGAGAAACCGAAGCTCTCCATACCCCAAACCTTACCATTAGCGCCTACGAGACCCTGGAGTGTTACAGGAAGACCGGCAGTCATACCGAAGATCTTAGCGTTCTTTGGCAATACGCTCTCCTGATATTCCTTGCTCTGACCACGGAACAAGCCCTCTGATGGAGCACTTACCACGCGAACCTTGATGCCGTCGGCACGCAAAGCATCGCAACCAGCCTCCAATGTAGAAACCTCAGAACCGCTAGCTACCAAGATAACGTCTGGATTCTCGTCGCTGCCTGCTACGATGTAAGCACCCTTGGCTGCCTGCTCATAGTCTGTTCCCTCTGGCAATTTAGCAATGCCCTGGCGAGAGAAGATCAAAGCTGTAGGAGTCTCAACATTCTCCATAGCGAGTTTCCAGCAAACTGTAGTCTCGTCAGCATCAGCTGGACGGAATACGCGAACGCTGTCCTTACCTGCGTGGTTCTTCAACTTCTCCATCAAGCGAATCTGTGCCTCCTGCTCAACTGGCTCGTGAGTAGGTCCGTCCTCACCAACGCGGAATGCATCGTGAGTCCAGATGAACTTCACTGGAACCTGCATCAGGGCTGCGAGACGTACAGCTGGCTTCATATAATCAGAGAATACGAAGAATGTACCCATTGCAGCAACCACACCACCGTGGAGCATCATACCGATACACATATCAGCCATTGTCAACTCAGCAACACCTGCCTGGAAGAATGCACCTGAGAAGTCACCGCGAACGATGCTCTTGGTCTTCTTCAAGAAGCCATCAGTCTTATCAGAGTTAGAAAGGTCAGCAGAAGCACAGATCATGTTAGGAACCTGCTCTGCTAAAACACCGAGACAAGCAGCAGATGCTGCACGTGTAGCTGAACCAGCCTTCTGCTCAACCTTGCTCCAGTCTACCTTAGGAGCCTTGCCGCTGAACCACTCATCCATCTGGGCAGCCTTCTCTGGGTTAGCCTTGCGCCACTCAGCCTCTGCAGCCTTGCGCTCAGCTACGATCTTCTTCAACTCCTCAGCACGCTTAGCGTAGATTTCCTTTACATCGTCGAAGATAACGAATGCATTCTCAGGATCACCACCGAGGTGCTTGATGGTATTAACGTAAGCGTCGCCACCGAGAGGAGCACCGTGAGTATTGATGCAAGCCTCGTAGCTTGTGCCGTCTGCGCGGAGAGCACCCTTACCCATTACGGTCTTACCGATGATGAGGGTAGGGCGATCCTGCTCCTTCTGGGCAGCATCGAGCGCCTCACGAATCTGAGCTACGTCGTTACCGTTGATCTTGATGACATTCCAGCCCCAAGCCTTGTACTTCATCTCTGTATCCTCGTTCATTACAACGCCACACTCTGTAGAGAGCTGGATGTCGTTAGAATCGTAGAACATGATGAGGTTGTTCAGACCGAGGTTACCGGCGATACGACCAACACCCTGAGAAATCTCTTCCTCTACAGCACCATCAGAAATGTATGCGTAGATCTTGTGCTGCATCATGGTTGAACCCAGACGAGCCTCGAGGAACTTCTCTGCAACAGCTGCACCAGCTGCGAGGGCATGACCCTGACCGAGAGGACCAGATGAGTTCTCGATACCACGCTGAAGGTCGAGCTCTGGGTGACCAGGAGTTACAGAACCCCACTGGCGGAACTGCTTGAGGTCTTCCATAGAGAAGAAACCACGCAAAGCCAAACCAGCATAGAGCATTGGGCTCATGTGACCTGGGTCGAGGAAGAAGCGGTCGCGGCCAGTCCATGTTGGATCTGCTGGATCATAAACAAGGTACTCAGAGAAGAGCACGTTGATGAAGTCAGAACCACCCATAGCACCACCTGGGTGACCTGAGTTTGCCTTTTCTACCATTGAAGCAGCCAAGATACGGATGTTATCAGCTGCATGATTCATTACTTTAATGTCGTTCATAATTTTATATTTATTATTGTTGTTATTTCTGCTGAAATATTCTTGTTTTTCTAGCTCTGAAGGCTGCTCAAAAGAAGGATACTTCCTTTTTTCGCCTTCAAAGATACTATTTTATTTTCAAAACTACGATAGATTTTGCAGGAATTTTTACCTTAAGGGTGTTTTTCTTTACTTTTGCATCCTTAAAAACTGCAGGCTTCACTACATCCGGGTGTGCGAAGTCGTTGTAATCGCTCACCTTGTTGCAGGAAAGAATCTGTCCTGTTACAGTTTTTGGAGCAGCTGCACCATCCAGATTAAACTCTACCTGCTGAGCCTTGTCAAGACTGACATTGGCAAGAGCAACCACAATGGTTCCATCTGCCTTCTTGGCTGCTGAAGTAGATACCAATGGAATCTTTCTTCCATCTCTTGCGTGATCATCGCCGCGAACATCCATAGAGTCGCACTTTACATCCATTGGGAGATAGGTTGCCTCCTGGAAGTCCTTGTACATGTTGAATACATGATAGGTTGGAGTCAGAACCATGTGACCTGTTCCCTTTGTATCTGTCAGGATCATTGACTGGAGTACGTTGACAATCTGTGCGATATTGGTCATCTTCACACGCTCTGTATGGCGGTGGAATACATTCAGCGAAAGTGCAGCAACGAAGGCATCGCGCATACAATTCTGCTGATAGAGGTGCCCCTTGATAGTGCCAGGCTCCTCATCCCACCAGGTTCCCCATTCGTCAACGAGGAGGGCTACCTGCTTCTTTGGATCAGCCTTGTCCATGATAGCCTCGTGCTTCTTGATGACATCTTCTATGCCGAGCGCCTTGCCCATGGTCCAGTAGTAATCCTCATTATTGAACTTGGTGGCAGAACCCTTGCTGCCTGTCCAGCCTGTTACTGTATAATAATGTAGAGAGATGGCGTTGGCACGGTTGCCGATACGGTCCATCAATACCTTAGTCCAGTTATAATCGTAATCGCTCGCTCCAGATGCAATCTTATAGAGCTGGTTTCCGTCATAGTTGCGGCAATAAACAGAGTAGCGGCGGAAGAGATCTGAATAATACTCAGGACGCATGTTGCCACCGCAGCCCCAACTTTCGTTACCAACACCGAGGTATTTTACTTTCCAAGCCTTGTCGCGGCCGTTCTGTCGGCGGAGTTTTGCCATAGGAGTATCTCCATCGCTGGTCATATATTCCACCCACTTTGCCAATTCCTCAACAGTGCCGGAACCCACGTTGCCGCTGATGTAAGGCTCGCAACCCAACATCTCGCAGAGATTCAGAAACTCGTGTGTACCGAAAGAGTTGTCCTCAATGGTTCCACCCCAGTTGTTGTTCTGCATCTTTGGTCGCTTCTCACGTGGACCGATACCATCCATCCAGTGATACTCGTCAGCGAAGCATCCTCCAGGCCATCTTAATACAGGCACTTTCAGGTCCTTGAGGGCTTGGAGCACGTCGTTGCGGTAACCCTGAGTGTTAGGAATCTTAGAATCAGGACCTACCCAAAGACCACCAT includes these proteins:
- a CDS encoding alpha-N-arabinofuranosidase — translated: MMKKLFATTLLSTAVAFSAQAQDVTGTIHANQGTQKINKEIYGQFAEHLGSCIYGGLWVGPDSKIPNTQGYRNDVLQALKDLKVPVLRWPGGCFADEYHWMDGIGPREKRPKMQNNNWGGTIEDNSFGTHEFLNLCEMLGCEPYISGNVGSGTVEELAKWVEYMTSDGDTPMAKLRRQNGRDKAWKVKYLGVGNESWGCGGNMRPEYYSDLFRRYSVYCRNYDGNQLYKIASGASDYDYNWTKVLMDRIGNRANAISLHYYTVTGWTGSKGSATKFNNEDYYWTMGKALGIEDVIKKHEAIMDKADPKKQVALLVDEWGTWWDEEPGTIKGHLYQQNCMRDAFVAALSLNVFHRHTERVKMTNIAQIVNVLQSMILTDTKGTGHMVLTPTYHVFNMYKDFQEATYLPMDVKCDSMDVRGDDHARDGRKIPLVSTSAAKKADGTIVVALANVSLDKAQQVEFNLDGAAAPKTVTGQILSCNKVSDYNDFAHPDVVKPAVFKDAKVKKNTLKVKIPAKSIVVLKIK